The following proteins are encoded in a genomic region of Corylus avellana chromosome ca4, CavTom2PMs-1.0:
- the LOC132177515 gene encoding 21 kDa protein-like, whose translation MLGNIETKRRKRIMRTQRPQLLLSLIGATLLFHLQPIPAVGDPDPTGSTNDIEFIRTSCGTTLYPDLCYTSLSRYANAIQQNPARLAKVAISVSLAKAQRMAAYVSNISSQADYGADPRAAGALHDCFTNFGDAVDEIRGSLKQMRQVGDTGAASFRFQMSNVQTWMSAALTDEDTCTDGFEDVSDGSVKTDVCDRVAKARKFTSNALALVNSYAAKGTP comes from the coding sequence ATGCTTGGAAACATCGAAacgaaaagaaggaaaagaatcaTGAGAACCCAACGGCCTCAACTCCTCCTCTCCCTCATCGGCGCAACATTACTCTTCCACCTCCAGCCAATCCCAGCCGTCGGAGACCCCGATCCCACGGGCTCAACCAACGACATAGAATTCATCCGTACAAGCTGCGGCACAACGTTGTACCCGGACCTCTGCTACACCTCGCTGTCCCGCTACGCCAACGCCATACAACAAAACCCGGCTCGGCTGGCGAAAGTAGCCATATCAGTGAGCCTAGCCAAGGCGCAGCGCATGGCCGCCTACGTGTCAAACATCTCCAGCCAAGCCGACTACGGCGCCGACCCCCGGGCCGCGGGGGCGCTCCACGACTGCTTCACCAACTTCGGGGACGCCGTGGACGAGATCCGCGGCTCGCTGAAGCAGATGCGCCAGGTGGGCGACACAGGAGCCGCGTCATTCAGGTTCCAGATGAGCAACGTGCAGACGTGGATGAGCGCGGCTCTGACGGACGAGGACACGTGTACGGACGGGTTCGAGGACGTGAGTGATGGTTCGGTGAAGACGGACGTGTGTGATCGGGTGGCGAAGGCCAGGAAGTTCACGAGCAACGCGCTTGCGCTGGTGAACAGTTATGCCGCCAAGGGGACGCCTTGA